The Macaca nemestrina isolate mMacNem1 chromosome 12, mMacNem.hap1, whole genome shotgun sequence genome contains a region encoding:
- the LOC105469473 gene encoding organic anion transporter 7 isoform X1, with protein MAYFGLNLNVQHLGNNVSLLQTLFGAVILLANCVAPWALKYMNPRASQMLLMFLLAICLLAIILVPQEMQTLREVLATLGLGASSLANTLAFAHGNEVIPTVIRARAMGINATFANIAGALAPLMIIVSVYSPPLPWIIYGVFPFISGFAFLLLPETRNKPLSDTIQDEKNERKDSREPKQEGPSMEVTQF; from the exons ATGGCCTATTTTGGCCTTAATCTCAACGTCCAGCATCTGGGGAATAATGTTTCCCTGTTGCAGACTCTCTTTGGTGCAGTCATCCTCTTGGCCAATTGTGTTGCACCTTGGGCACTGAAATACATGAACCCTCGAGCAAGCCAGATGCTTCTCATGTTCCTCCTGGCAATCTGCCTTCTGGCCATCATACTTGTGCCACAAG AAATGCAGACGCTGCGTGAGGTTTTGGCAACGCTGGGCTTAGGAGCGTCTTCCCTTGCCAATACCCTTGCTTTTGCCCATGGAAATGAAGTAATTCCCACCGTAATCAG GGCAAGAGCTATGGGAATCAATGCAACCTTTGCTAATATTGCAGGAGCCCTGGCTCCCCTCATGATCATCGTAAGTGTATATTCTCCACCCCTGCCCTGGATCATCTATGGAGTCTTCCCCTTCATCTCTGGCTttgctttcctcctccttcctgaaACCAGGAACAAGCCTCTGTCTGACACCATCCAGGATGAGAAAAATGA GAGAAAAGACTCCAGAGAACCAAAGCAGGAGGGTCCCAGCATGGAAGTAACACAGTTTTAA
- the LOC105469473 gene encoding organic anion transporter 7 isoform X2 produces the protein MSKEMQTLREVLATLGLGASSLANTLAFAHGNEVIPTVIRARAMGINATFANIAGALAPLMIIVSVYSPPLPWIIYGVFPFISGFAFLLLPETRNKPLSDTIQDEKNERKDSREPKQEGPSMEVTQF, from the exons ATGAGTAAAG AAATGCAGACGCTGCGTGAGGTTTTGGCAACGCTGGGCTTAGGAGCGTCTTCCCTTGCCAATACCCTTGCTTTTGCCCATGGAAATGAAGTAATTCCCACCGTAATCAG GGCAAGAGCTATGGGAATCAATGCAACCTTTGCTAATATTGCAGGAGCCCTGGCTCCCCTCATGATCATCGTAAGTGTATATTCTCCACCCCTGCCCTGGATCATCTATGGAGTCTTCCCCTTCATCTCTGGCTttgctttcctcctccttcctgaaACCAGGAACAAGCCTCTGTCTGACACCATCCAGGATGAGAAAAATGA GAGAAAAGACTCCAGAGAACCAAAGCAGGAGGGTCCCAGCATGGAAGTAACACAGTTTTAA